GCGTCACCGCCAAGGAGATCTTCCTCTCCCAGCCCAACCTCCTCGAGCTGGAGGCCCCCATCAACGTCTGCGGTGAGCATGATGAGTTGCATTCGCCGGTCGGACGTCGATCCATGGCAGGCCATTGCTGATGCGATCAGACGTGCGGTGCCTCGATCTGCGCGCATGCTTGCAGGTGACATCCACGGGCAGTTCTCGGATCTGCTGCGGCTCTTCGAGTACGGCGGCCTGCCGCCGACGGCCAACTACCTGTTCCTGGGCGACTACGTGGACCGCGGCAAGCAGAGCATCGAGACCATCTGCCTGCTGCTGTCGTACAAGATCCGGTACCCGGACAACTTCTTCCTGCTCCGGGGCAACCACGAGTGCGCCTCCATCAACCGCATCTACGGCTTCTACGACGAGTGCAAGCGCCGCTTCAGCGTCCGCCTCTGGAAGCTCTTCACCGACTGCTTCAACTGCCTGCCCGTCGCCGCCGTCATCGACGACAAGATCCTCTGCATGCACGGCGGCCTCTCCCCGGACCTGGACAACCTCAACCGGATCAGGGAGATCCAGCGCCCCGTCGACGTCCCCGACCAGGGCCTCCTCTGCGACCTCCTCTGGTCCGACCCCGACCGCGACAGCTCCGGCTGGGGCGACAACGACCGCGGTGTCTCCTTCACCTTCGGCGCCGACAAGGTCACCGAGTTCTTGAACAAGCACGACCTCGACCTCGTCTGCCGCGCCCACCAGGCAAAGCCACCTGTCCTGCTTTGCTTGCTCATGTGGTTGCACAACCAGCCTGAATGCCGGATCGATCGACTCACAGTTCATTTCTTGCCATGGCAAATTGGCAATGCCATTGCCAACAACAGGTCGTGGAGGACGGGTACGAGTTCTTCGCCGACCGGCAGCTGGTGACAATATTCTCGGCGCCCAACTACTGCGGCGAGTTCAACAACGCCGGTGCGCTGATGAACGTCGACGCCAGCCTGCTCTGCTCGTTCCAGATCCTCAAGCCGTACAGGGGCAAAGCACAAACGGAGTGACGACGACAGGCTGCGGCCCAGACACAGGAAGGAGATGTTGTTAGAGGCTTTGTCTAGATTGCAAGGAGAGAGTATGCCTGCGCGTGCTTCGTTCCTCTCGCATTTTTTGTTGCTCCCCCTCCGAGAGCTGTCGATCAAGTCCGCACTTCTTCTGAATCTTTTGCATGTAACTGATTCAatacgtgtgtatatatataaaagcCTACAGTTTCTGAACTGATTTCATCTTATGACCATGCTTGCAAGTTGCAACACGGAGCAAAATGTCACcacaaagttcagctcagaagcAGTTAGTTATATGGAGAGCACCAAAACGTAATAATCTTTTAAAAAGAGGATTGTACAAAAAGCAAGATCCTCACTTTTAGCAAATCAGTGGAATAGTTGGtctacaatggaatcaacaaaaACAGGAAAAATTTCCCGTGTTCATCTCTTGTCCCATATACAGACATAGACTTCTGTTTGCTCTTTTTATTTGCCAGTATCTTCGCTTAAAAATTGCTTCTGGCAACTTGAACTTCCGAACTTTTCAGTTCATTATAAAAATAAGTACATTTCAGTCTGGTAACTTTTAATAAGGACTGTGATTGTCAAAAATTTTGAACAAGTTGTCCTGATGGGGAAACTCTCAATGATTTTTCAAGTACACCAGCTTTACAGCTTTATCGATGAGACACCAACCACACACAGCAACCACAAATTCACTACCATTTTCAGAACTATAAATTCCAAATCCTGGAGCATATCATTTGAGATCTTTCAAGGTATCATTAATTTCTAAAACTTTAAGCATTTGGTAGGCGTACTATTGCTCATAAAGAACAAGCATTTTTGTACCTTGTTCAATGAATTTCAGGAACAAATCTTTCAGTACTTCAGCCTTGGTCGCTTGCAAGATCTGAGGATAGATACCGGATAGCAGCCTTAAGATGCCTGCAGCTAAATTTTTTCACAGGAAAATAGTGCAAAAGGTGCCTCCAATCAAGCATCCCAAGGAGAATCATTCCTTTAAAAAATGCCTCTAACCTGCCAGCTAATTAGTTGTGTGATAAGATCAATAGCAGGGTAACAAGAAattaaattctgatggcaacctGTTGGATGGTACTGATCATGGGTCTTAAGATGTTTACAAGATCAACTGAGGTCATGTCGTACGACTTATCTGAATGTTCAGCAGTGCCCATGATACTAACGTTTCACAGTCAAGCTAAACGCTGCTCATTTCAACAAGGACATCATGTTCATAAAAACGAATGCATCCCATGCTAACGTCAGATCACCAGGTTAACTCTAAAAAGCAGCAGATCATCAAGTATTTTCGtgcaaattcaaattcaaaattaTTGGAACCGTGGACGTTTATCTACCGATCAAGATGCTGACATATGGTCCACGCAACTGTCTCCAGTATGCTGCATTACCACTCTGACTGTTTCTTCCATCAAGGAAATTAAATGCATTGGCAGCACATATTTCTAAATGGAATATAAATCTCAGGAAGATGATTTTCTAATGCTGTTTTAACAAACGGCATGTGCGCTGTGCGGTGTATGAACAGGTAATGtttaaaaatgaaccgttattAAGGGGAAAAAGTCAACCCAAATGCTCTTGCATATCTTCCAAATATATACCTGCATGCCCATTTGCTACCTAAACATTGCTAATCCACTAGGATGGCAATTTTATCCTCCATTATAGTAATGAAAATGAAACACAACATAAAAATTGTGTTCTATTATAAGCAGCACAAGTGGACATCACAGAATTGTTTAAACTGGTTGCCCGTGCAGTCTCGAGATTTGCAACTTTTGGGTGTTCACTTGTCAAATTATTTAAAAGAAATGGAAAATTTCTCCAAAAATGATAGGCATACATACATTCTGAAGAAGAATTTGTGATTCTGATAGGAATAAAAAAAATTACTCGACAAACCCCAATAGTATGAGAAAAAAGGATGAGAAAAATGTTGATGCAGGATGCATCCCTCGGCCATCTAGGCCTTGGGCATCACcttgtaatttttttttaatgAAAACGAAGAACACCCTCCAAAAGATTTTCCTTAGGCATATATTCTCATAAATCATCAAACTATTTTTTTATGGCTTTATGCCTTGATGGTGGGGAATAAAATATTTTACTCGAACCAAATCGATTTCCTCTTTACATGGGTGTCTAGCATCTAATGTAAGAATTTAAGAAAGTACTGATATCGGTTCTTTTTTGTCCATTGAGAAACGGAATGATGGAAAATTGGAAATGGGCTATTTCAGCAAAGGCGTTTGATGTTTGTAGGAAATAACTATTATTTTTTCTGTTTTGCTACTACAGCTTATTCCTGTGGTTTTTTCTTTCctctatattttattttattagttCTATATAAACAGGCCCTCAAACTGCATTTTGTACGTTTCCCTGGTCAGTCCCAATGAATTCTGTACAATACAATCTCCAAAGGAAATGGTTTTCCTGGATAACACATAGTAGCTCCTGATGTGAAGGTTCCTCCTCCAACACAAAAGGTCTAAACGCTTGAAGAATGATCCAGTACGCTCTGAATGAAAAACACCGGAAAACAAGAACGCAAAAAATCCTAGACGCAAGGAGCTGTCAGCTAGCTGAATGCTAGGTGGTGAACCGTGCTAGCTGTGTCTATGCCCCGACCCCGAATGAAATGGTGCATGCAtgctctgaaaaatagaaaaatagagcAATGTCTGACCTCCAGCACTACAGCATGGAACAGTCATCATCAGTAGCATGTTGCTACACACTAGCGTCTCGTCTGTTTACCTGCGCTGCGCTTCCATTTGTTCGCACAGCACGCAAAGACATGACACGTGCTCCATCCATCCCTAAATGTCGGTCGTTTTTGTTTCCTGAGAAATAATCTTTTCTaaagcatttgttactcttagagtgGAATCCTCCTAGACAGCTAGGCGTCACTCGTAGAGCTCTCGTGCTTGTGGTGAGCTGTGGAAAAGTTTGTGAGGGCTACAATCTTGCCCCTAAGAGAGAAAAGACCAACTAGCGGAGACGAGGAAAGATACCAAGAGGGACCCATCATGAGCATGAATTTTGTAAGTTGCTCACCGTCACCTTAACAGAGACCTAGGGTTCAAGTGGGAACCCAAACTTAAATGAAACAAACCTCTTGTCTTTTGTGTTTTGAATTGCAACATTTTTCTCACTACGTGAAAAACTATTTAtagcaacgggataatttttttgtaggggcggtcggtgatggagccgcccttacagtgacgtgctcgggagCCACaagaccagccacccctacaaatagaacagcaggggcggctggtgatatgagccgcctctacaaatgagtCGGATTTGTAGGgccggctcactcaccagccgcctccGGTGTtgagatttataggggcggctcaataaccagccgcccctacaaatggtccaACGAATAAATACTCGGCTTCAGCTTGTCATTCCAAAGGCTTCTTCTCACCCCTCCGTTCTCTTCGCTTTCTCCCTCCCTTGCTCTCCCGATGCCGACAGGGCGATGGCCACTAGCACGCGCGGGACTGGCCCCGACAAAAGGCGGCGAGGGCCCTCGTGCgcccggcggctgctgctgcaacGGCTCTTGACGCCACCTCCGGCACGGCCCTCACCGGGCAGGGGCAGCTCTCCTCCGACGCGGCCATCTTCGTGCATGGGCGGTGTTGATCTGGCGCGAGGCCACGCGGATCTCCTCCTCCGGGGCGGATCCGCTCTCCCgagccctccctccctcctctttCCCGGTGGATCCGGCGAACAACGGCTGCGGAGGCGCGCCGGCAATGGAGGCGGGGGATCTGCGGTGAGGAGTCGGATCTTCCGCGGATTTACGGCGAGGAGGCGGATCCAACGGGGCCGCACTAGATCCGGCTCTGATACAGCGAGCGATGGCGGCGTTGCTCgacctccaccgcctccaccagatcCAGCTGCAGGGGCTCCACCGACGGGCGTGTCCATGTGTGGATCCGACAACGGCGGCACGTCCTGGCTCGGTAGTGGTGGCGGATCCAGGACAGCGGCGGCGCTCCACGAGTAGGTTTCTGTCCTCCCTAATCCATCGGTTTGGCTTTGATTTCGATATGCATGCTGCAGATCCAATGTATTTGGCTTTGATTTCGATCTCCAGCTACAGATCCATGGAGAAGGGGAGGAGCAGATCAAGGGATGATTTGGCGCTAGGGACTTCAAGATGGCTCCAGGGACTTGCTTCGGAGAAGTGGGGGGACGAGCAGATCTAGGGATTTGGCTTTGATTAGATGAGCTATAATCATGGTAACAATTATCCTGTTTGATATTGCTCATAGATCTTTTTGGGTGTCCTGGGCACAACTACATGTGTGTATATCGCTAAGATAAActcattgttgatgcaaaagtggatctgcaaacacaaagggctaatacccgaatcgatatccaaagcgtgccagtcgatttgacctgctaatcgacaaggatgaagatacgaacactttgatcctgacaacagcgatacgcccggaagtcacggccaagaggtgctcacgcggaactcgagaatcgccgaagatcgcactgaaacgatgcagctcgccgaatcaatgagaactcgtaaaaaaggaaaaatatgcaaattgacgaagtcgccgaaaagtaagtagatgcaaataggagtaaaaattggttttgatattgattgatatatctattacattgccccttactccatatttataccctgatctaaagagacacaaccaaacacaactaggacaccaatcccatatctaaggaaacacgtgactcttacatgaatcataccctaacaaatatagaaaaggaaatcaactcctatctatttccctgtccgcctcaattacgatggaaatctcaccgtcctccttcccatcggcatactccctatttcatcggcagtagtcttcaagtcttccttcatcggcatactccctgtttcatcggcagtagtcttcaagccttccttcatcggcatactccatgtttcatcggcagtagtcctcaagcctcccttcatcggcatcgacaataacacctccaacctcatcggcaacgcccgagtccaaatcaacctttccatcgaccatcaccagctatcggcaaccatctttacaaactggctttcatcggctatcaaagtattcaataactttccccttgccgattagtccactccgattattttgacacgtgcaaaaaacggtgtcaacacatgccccccaatttcggagtataaaaccattaatgctccgaaatttactccagataacgcttgcctttgcccgattaccgtaactcattctccaagccaaacttgatttgttatcaaatctaatcttgattcacgcacttcagtaaatatcgcacaatcgccaaccactcttgccttgattatggttaagataccgaaataataacccatcggcaagatcttaacatgataatgctgccattttcagaattaaaatatcatgtatcgatatcccctccaaatcatgattacttgtcatcaactcatctgtacaatcccctgattatcgcgcgaacagttaccatatccctctgaaccgccttgacctatacgcgcgcgacatag
This DNA window, taken from Miscanthus floridulus cultivar M001 chromosome 13, ASM1932011v1, whole genome shotgun sequence, encodes the following:
- the LOC136501265 gene encoding serine/threonine-protein phosphatase PP1-like, producing the protein MDGGTVEELIRRLLDGKKHKVTGKKVHLTEAEIRHLCVTAKEIFLSQPNLLELEAPINVCGDIHGQFSDLLRLFEYGGLPPTANYLFLGDYVDRGKQSIETICLLLSYKIRYPDNFFLLRGNHECASINRIYGFYDECKRRFSVRLWKLFTDCFNCLPVAAVIDDKILCMHGGLSPDLDNLNRIREIQRPVDVPDQGLLCDLLWSDPDRDSSGWGDNDRGVSFTFGADKVTEFLNKHDLDLVCRAHQVVEDGYEFFADRQLVTIFSAPNYCGEFNNAGALMNVDASLLCSFQILKPYRGKAQTE